A genomic region of Dreissena polymorpha isolate Duluth1 chromosome 4, UMN_Dpol_1.0, whole genome shotgun sequence contains the following coding sequences:
- the LOC127877467 gene encoding uncharacterized protein LOC127877467 isoform X7, which produces MDLKSDLEEIKVSTLKIKKRLDELSQRTPKCQCGDRISQVRTDIQNLGSRLDRFASTHDKGVNTHEHRFQQIQQQIVELNDLILSCQSNEGVLEDVHKASTTGTQSVESDNTNVSQSDREGSTGNSTENRSSSTGAAFSPAQNNSSANRPFSGENSISEYTTTRESLNPERFDTQGTRRKTKRVTFAEPDTEWQTIRQTTKSYMDMDIWRTLAQSTLNSALQTTGDIECIVTVLLLDISESMATGEAWKQTKTFVNDFLEGLNEIRSIGDEQLKDEYVAVATFGHETRLQMLLSSNYDSVQEIVDRLTPGGPSPLYGGLWMGLAGAMSCKKARFTSNGVTILPKIIILSDYRPTETLLTQGPDVPDWEKTDETLANVMSALGDLDRRGMTVFVVPVGDYDQEFVNVIKPAGRRLYNHTEGRRLARRHYLSVKTDLLVLTPIYDGMFSSEDLDDMLEIRVESLNLRLRTRQVDPENMYKESASKIFPQIGSRVRRGPDWHSKNQDHGEPGTVVGHDEEDSLIWVTWDADDNTNVYHYGGGGYEVLVYDEPRTLKPGEKIAVGCWVKPGKDGKFQKIHEWNKGVVIRVQPPKAHVRWDSGARGDYSYGEDGKCEIELCATHPQLERTDLVSTVNNAALKLRKKNKNM; this is translated from the exons ATATACAAAATCTGGGTTCTCGCCTTGACCGTTTTGCGAGTACACACGACAAAGGCGTCAACACACACGAACATAGATTCCAACAGATACAACAACAGATAGTAGAACTCAACGATTTGATACTCTCATGTCAGTCAAATGAAGGCGTTTTAGAAGATGTACATAAAGCTTCGACGACAGGAACGCAATCTGTTGAAAGTGATAACACGAATGTTTCACAAAGCGACCGCGAAGGTTCAACTGGAAACTCAACTGAAAACAGATCGTCTTCGACGGGTGCAGCATTCTCACCTGCCCAAAACAATTCCTCCGCCAATCGCCCGTTTAGCGGGGAAAATTCGATAAG TGAGTATACCACCACAAGAGAGTCGCTTAATCCAGAGCGGTTCGATACTCAAGGAACTAGAAGAAAAACAAAAAGGGTTACATTTGCTGAACCTGACACAG AATGGCAAACGATTAGACAGACTACCAAGAGTTATATGGACATGGATATATGGAGGACATTGGCACAAAGCACGCTCAATTCTG CTCTACAGACAACGGGTGATATTGAATGCATTGTGACGGTGCTGTTACTGGACATATCAGAGAGCATGGCGACAGGAGAGGCGTGGAAACAAACCAAAACATTTGTCAATGACTTTCTTGAAG gtttaaacgaaATAAGATCTATTGGAGATGAGCAACTGAAAGATGAATATGTCGCCGTTGCAACGTTTGGACACGAGACTAGGTTACAAATGCTGCTGTCGTCAAATTATGATTCAGTTCAAGAAATCGTTG ATCGTTTGACGCCGGGTGGTCCAAGTCCGTTGTATGGAGGATTATGGATGGGTTTAGCAGGAGCGATGTCATGCaaaa AGGCAAGGTTCACTAGTAACGGAGTTACCATTCTTCCAAAAATTATCATCCTTTCCGACTATCGACCAACCGAGACATTGCTGACCCAGGGACCCGATGTGCCAGATTGGGAAAAGACTGACGAG ACGTTAGCCAACGTCATGTCAGCATTGGGGGACCTAGATCGAAGGGGAATGACAGTGTTTGTTGTGCCTGTGGGAGACTATGATCAG GAGTTTGTAAACGTTATAAAGCCGGCTGGCAGGAGATTGTACAATCACACAGAAGGACGTCGACTTGCACGGCGGCATTATCTCTCT GTTAAAACAGATTTACTTGTATTAACACCAATATATGACGGCATGTTCTCGTCGGAAGATCTG GATGACATGCTTGAGATTCGTGTTGAATCGTTAAACCTTAGACTTCGAACTCGGCAAGTAGACCCGGAGAATATGTACAAGGAAAGTGCCAGCAAAATATTTCCCCAGATTGGTTCCCGCGTTCGGAGAGGCCCGGACTGGCACTCGAAAAATCAAGATCACGGTGAGCCTGGCACAGTTGTGGGACATGACGAGGAAG attCCCTAATATGGGTGACATGGGACGCAGATGATAACACCAACGTGTACCATTACGGAGGTGGTGGTTATGAAGTGTTGGTCTACGACGAACCTCGGACGTTGAAACCAGGAGAGAAAATCGCCGTAGGTTGTTGGGTGAAACCAG GCAAAGATGGCAAGTTTCAAAAGATCCATGAGTGGAACAAGGGTGTAGTTATACGTGTACAACCACCAAAGGCTCAT GTCCGATGGGACAGTGGCGCGCGAGGTGACTATAGTTACGGGGAGGATGGAAAATGTGAAATCGAACTATG TGCAACACATCCGCAATTGGAAAGAACAGACCTAGTTTCAACCGTAAATAATGCAGCTTTGAAACTacgaaaaaagaacaaaaacatgtAG
- the LOC127877467 gene encoding uncharacterized protein LOC127877467 isoform X9, translated as MDLKSDLEEIKVSTLKIKKRLDELSQRTPKCQCGDRISQVRTDIQNLGSRLDRFASTHDKGVNTHEHRFQQIQQQIVELNDLILSCQSNEGVLEDVHKASTTGTQSVESDNTNVSQSDREGSTGNSTENRSSSTGAAFSPAQNNSSANRPFSGENSISEYTTTRESLNPERFDTQGTRRKTKRVTFAEPDTEWQTIRQTTKSYMDMDIWRTLAQSTLNSALQTTGDIECIVTVLLLDISESMATGEAWKQTKTFVNDFLEGLNEIRSIGDEQLKDEYVAVATFGHETRLQMLLSSNYDSVQEIVDRLTPGGPSPLYGGLWMGLAGAMSCKKARFTSNGVTILPKIIILSDYRPTETLLTQGPDVPDWEKTDETLANVMSALGDLDRRGMTVFVVPVGDYDQEFVNVIKPAGRRLYNHTEGRRLARRHYLSVKTDLLVLTPIYDGMFSSEDLDDMLEIRVESLNLRLRTRQVDPENMYKESASKIFPQIGSRVRRGPDWHSKNQDHGEPGTVVGHDEEDSLIWVTWDADDNTNVYHYGGGGYEVLVYDEPRTLKPGEKIAVGCWVKPGKDGKFQKIHEWNKGVVIRVQPPKAHVRWDSGARGDYSYGEDGKCEIELCATHPQLERTDLVSTVNNAALKLRKKNKNM; from the exons TGGCGATCGTATATCCCAAGTTCGAACAG ATATACAAAATCTGGGTTCTCGCCTTGACCGTTTTGCGAGTACACACGACAAAGGCGTCAACACACACGAACATAGATTCCAACAGATACAACAACAGATAGTAGAACTCAACGATTTGATACTCTCATGTCAGTCAAATGAAGGCGTTTTAGAAGATGTACATAAAGCTTCGACGACAGGAACGCAATCTGTTGAAAGTGATAACACGAATGTTTCACAAAGCGACCGCGAAGGTTCAACTGGAAACTCAACTGAAAACAGATCGTCTTCGACGGGTGCAGCATTCTCACCTGCCCAAAACAATTCCTCCGCCAATCGCCCGTTTAGCGGGGAAAATTCGATAAG TGAGTATACCACCACAAGAGAGTCGCTTAATCCAGAGCGGTTCGATACTCAAGGAACTAGAAGAAAAACAAAAAGGGTTACATTTGCTGAACCTGACACAG AATGGCAAACGATTAGACAGACTACCAAGAGTTATATGGACATGGATATATGGAGGACATTGGCACAAAGCACGCTCAATTCTG CTCTACAGACAACGGGTGATATTGAATGCATTGTGACGGTGCTGTTACTGGACATATCAGAGAGCATGGCGACAGGAGAGGCGTGGAAACAAACCAAAACATTTGTCAATGACTTTCTTGAAG gtttaaacgaaATAAGATCTATTGGAGATGAGCAACTGAAAGATGAATATGTCGCCGTTGCAACGTTTGGACACGAGACTAGGTTACAAATGCTGCTGTCGTCAAATTATGATTCAGTTCAAGAAATCGTTG ATCGTTTGACGCCGGGTGGTCCAAGTCCGTTGTATGGAGGATTATGGATGGGTTTAGCAGGAGCGATGTCATGCaaaa AGGCAAGGTTCACTAGTAACGGAGTTACCATTCTTCCAAAAATTATCATCCTTTCCGACTATCGACCAACCGAGACATTGCTGACCCAGGGACCCGATGTGCCAGATTGGGAAAAGACTGACGAG ACGTTAGCCAACGTCATGTCAGCATTGGGGGACCTAGATCGAAGGGGAATGACAGTGTTTGTTGTGCCTGTGGGAGACTATGATCAG GAGTTTGTAAACGTTATAAAGCCGGCTGGCAGGAGATTGTACAATCACACAGAAGGACGTCGACTTGCACGGCGGCATTATCTCTCT GTTAAAACAGATTTACTTGTATTAACACCAATATATGACGGCATGTTCTCGTCGGAAGATCTG GATGACATGCTTGAGATTCGTGTTGAATCGTTAAACCTTAGACTTCGAACTCGGCAAGTAGACCCGGAGAATATGTACAAGGAAAGTGCCAGCAAAATATTTCCCCAGATTGGTTCCCGCGTTCGGAGAGGCCCGGACTGGCACTCGAAAAATCAAGATCACGGTGAGCCTGGCACAGTTGTGGGACATGACGAGGAAG attCCCTAATATGGGTGACATGGGACGCAGATGATAACACCAACGTGTACCATTACGGAGGTGGTGGTTATGAAGTGTTGGTCTACGACGAACCTCGGACGTTGAAACCAGGAGAGAAAATCGCCGTAGGTTGTTGGGTGAAACCAG GCAAAGATGGCAAGTTTCAAAAGATCCATGAGTGGAACAAGGGTGTAGTTATACGTGTACAACCACCAAAGGCTCAT GTCCGATGGGACAGTGGCGCGCGAGGTGACTATAGTTACGGGGAGGATGGAAAATGTGAAATCGAACTATG TGCAACACATCCGCAATTGGAAAGAACAGACCTAGTTTCAACCGTAAATAATGCAGCTTTGAAACTacgaaaaaagaacaaaaacatgtAG
- the LOC127877467 gene encoding uncharacterized protein LOC127877467 isoform X3, which produces MDLKSDLEEIKVSTLKIKKRLDELSQRTPKCQWFSEKYLLLILNNGYCSGDRISQVRTDIQNLGSRLDRFASTHDKGVNTHEHRFQQIQQQIVELNDLILSCQSNEGVLEDVHKASTTGTQSVESDNTNVSQSDREGSTGNSTENRSSSTGAAFSPAQNNSSANRPFSGENSISEYTTTRESLNPERFDTQGTRRKTKRVTFAEPDTEWQTIRQTTKSYMDMDIWRTLAQSTLNSALQTTGDIECIVTVLLLDISESMATGEAWKQTKTFVNDFLEGLNEIRSIGDEQLKDEYVAVATFGHETRLQMLLSSNYDSVQEIVDRLTPGGPSPLYGGLWMGLAGAMSCKKARFTSNGVTILPKIIILSDYRPTETLLTQGPDVPDWEKTDETLANVMSALGDLDRRGMTVFVVPVGDYDQEFVNVIKPAGRRLYNHTEGRRLARRHYLSVKTDLLVLTPIYDGMFSSEDLDDMLEIRVESLNLRLRTRQVDPENMYKESASKIFPQIGSRVRRGPDWHSKNQDHGEPGTVVGHDEEDSLIWVTWDADDNTNVYHYGGGGYEVLVYDEPRTLKPGEKIAVGCWVKPGKDGKFQKIHEWNKGVVIRVQPPKAHVRWDSGARGDYSYGEDGKCEIELCATHPQLERTDLVSTVNNAALKLRKKNKNM; this is translated from the exons GTTTTCAGAAAAATATCTATTACTAATATTGAATAACGGATATTGCAGTGGCGATCGTATATCCCAAGTTCGAACAG ATATACAAAATCTGGGTTCTCGCCTTGACCGTTTTGCGAGTACACACGACAAAGGCGTCAACACACACGAACATAGATTCCAACAGATACAACAACAGATAGTAGAACTCAACGATTTGATACTCTCATGTCAGTCAAATGAAGGCGTTTTAGAAGATGTACATAAAGCTTCGACGACAGGAACGCAATCTGTTGAAAGTGATAACACGAATGTTTCACAAAGCGACCGCGAAGGTTCAACTGGAAACTCAACTGAAAACAGATCGTCTTCGACGGGTGCAGCATTCTCACCTGCCCAAAACAATTCCTCCGCCAATCGCCCGTTTAGCGGGGAAAATTCGATAAG TGAGTATACCACCACAAGAGAGTCGCTTAATCCAGAGCGGTTCGATACTCAAGGAACTAGAAGAAAAACAAAAAGGGTTACATTTGCTGAACCTGACACAG AATGGCAAACGATTAGACAGACTACCAAGAGTTATATGGACATGGATATATGGAGGACATTGGCACAAAGCACGCTCAATTCTG CTCTACAGACAACGGGTGATATTGAATGCATTGTGACGGTGCTGTTACTGGACATATCAGAGAGCATGGCGACAGGAGAGGCGTGGAAACAAACCAAAACATTTGTCAATGACTTTCTTGAAG gtttaaacgaaATAAGATCTATTGGAGATGAGCAACTGAAAGATGAATATGTCGCCGTTGCAACGTTTGGACACGAGACTAGGTTACAAATGCTGCTGTCGTCAAATTATGATTCAGTTCAAGAAATCGTTG ATCGTTTGACGCCGGGTGGTCCAAGTCCGTTGTATGGAGGATTATGGATGGGTTTAGCAGGAGCGATGTCATGCaaaa AGGCAAGGTTCACTAGTAACGGAGTTACCATTCTTCCAAAAATTATCATCCTTTCCGACTATCGACCAACCGAGACATTGCTGACCCAGGGACCCGATGTGCCAGATTGGGAAAAGACTGACGAG ACGTTAGCCAACGTCATGTCAGCATTGGGGGACCTAGATCGAAGGGGAATGACAGTGTTTGTTGTGCCTGTGGGAGACTATGATCAG GAGTTTGTAAACGTTATAAAGCCGGCTGGCAGGAGATTGTACAATCACACAGAAGGACGTCGACTTGCACGGCGGCATTATCTCTCT GTTAAAACAGATTTACTTGTATTAACACCAATATATGACGGCATGTTCTCGTCGGAAGATCTG GATGACATGCTTGAGATTCGTGTTGAATCGTTAAACCTTAGACTTCGAACTCGGCAAGTAGACCCGGAGAATATGTACAAGGAAAGTGCCAGCAAAATATTTCCCCAGATTGGTTCCCGCGTTCGGAGAGGCCCGGACTGGCACTCGAAAAATCAAGATCACGGTGAGCCTGGCACAGTTGTGGGACATGACGAGGAAG attCCCTAATATGGGTGACATGGGACGCAGATGATAACACCAACGTGTACCATTACGGAGGTGGTGGTTATGAAGTGTTGGTCTACGACGAACCTCGGACGTTGAAACCAGGAGAGAAAATCGCCGTAGGTTGTTGGGTGAAACCAG GCAAAGATGGCAAGTTTCAAAAGATCCATGAGTGGAACAAGGGTGTAGTTATACGTGTACAACCACCAAAGGCTCAT GTCCGATGGGACAGTGGCGCGCGAGGTGACTATAGTTACGGGGAGGATGGAAAATGTGAAATCGAACTATG TGCAACACATCCGCAATTGGAAAGAACAGACCTAGTTTCAACCGTAAATAATGCAGCTTTGAAACTacgaaaaaagaacaaaaacatgtAG
- the LOC127877467 gene encoding uncharacterized protein LOC127877467 isoform X10 has product MDLKSDLEEIKVSTLKIKKRLDELSQRTPKCQCGDRISQVRTDIQNLGSRLDRFASTHDKGVNTHEHRFQQIQQQIVELNDLILSCQSNEGVLEDVHKASTTGTQSVESDNTNVSQSDREGSTGNSTENRSSSTGAAFSPAQNNSSANRPFSGENSISEYTTTRESLNPERFDTQGTRRKTKRVTFAEPDTEWQTIRQTTKSYMDMDIWRTLAQSTLNSALQTTGDIECIVTVLLLDISESMATGEAWKQTKTFVNDFLEGLNEIRSIGDEQLKDEYVAVATFGHETRLQMLLSSNYDSVQEIVDRLTPGGPSPLYGGLWMGLAGAMSCKKARFTSNGVTILPKIIILSDYRPTETLLTQGPDVPDWEKTDETLANVMSALGDLDRRGMTVFVVPVGDYDQEFVNVIKPAGRRLYNHTEGRRLARRHYLSVKTDLLVLTPIYDGMFSSEDLDDMLEIRVESLNLRLRTRQVDPENMYKESASKIFPQIGSRVRRGPDWHSKNQDHGEPGTVVGHDEEDSLIWVTWDADDNTNVYHYGGGGYEVLVYDEPRTLKPGEKIAVGCWVKPGKDGKFQKIHEWNKGVVIRVQPPKAHVRWDSGARGDYSYGEDGKCEIELCATHPQLERTDLVSTVNNAALKLRKKNKNM; this is encoded by the exons TCCGATTTAGAGGAGATCAAGGTATCTACACTGAAGATTAAAAAAAGACTCGACGAGCTTTCTCAACGCACACCAAAATGTCAATG TGGCGATCGTATATCCCAAGTTCGAACAG ATATACAAAATCTGGGTTCTCGCCTTGACCGTTTTGCGAGTACACACGACAAAGGCGTCAACACACACGAACATAGATTCCAACAGATACAACAACAGATAGTAGAACTCAACGATTTGATACTCTCATGTCAGTCAAATGAAGGCGTTTTAGAAGATGTACATAAAGCTTCGACGACAGGAACGCAATCTGTTGAAAGTGATAACACGAATGTTTCACAAAGCGACCGCGAAGGTTCAACTGGAAACTCAACTGAAAACAGATCGTCTTCGACGGGTGCAGCATTCTCACCTGCCCAAAACAATTCCTCCGCCAATCGCCCGTTTAGCGGGGAAAATTCGATAAG TGAGTATACCACCACAAGAGAGTCGCTTAATCCAGAGCGGTTCGATACTCAAGGAACTAGAAGAAAAACAAAAAGGGTTACATTTGCTGAACCTGACACAG AATGGCAAACGATTAGACAGACTACCAAGAGTTATATGGACATGGATATATGGAGGACATTGGCACAAAGCACGCTCAATTCTG CTCTACAGACAACGGGTGATATTGAATGCATTGTGACGGTGCTGTTACTGGACATATCAGAGAGCATGGCGACAGGAGAGGCGTGGAAACAAACCAAAACATTTGTCAATGACTTTCTTGAAG gtttaaacgaaATAAGATCTATTGGAGATGAGCAACTGAAAGATGAATATGTCGCCGTTGCAACGTTTGGACACGAGACTAGGTTACAAATGCTGCTGTCGTCAAATTATGATTCAGTTCAAGAAATCGTTG ATCGTTTGACGCCGGGTGGTCCAAGTCCGTTGTATGGAGGATTATGGATGGGTTTAGCAGGAGCGATGTCATGCaaaa AGGCAAGGTTCACTAGTAACGGAGTTACCATTCTTCCAAAAATTATCATCCTTTCCGACTATCGACCAACCGAGACATTGCTGACCCAGGGACCCGATGTGCCAGATTGGGAAAAGACTGACGAG ACGTTAGCCAACGTCATGTCAGCATTGGGGGACCTAGATCGAAGGGGAATGACAGTGTTTGTTGTGCCTGTGGGAGACTATGATCAG GAGTTTGTAAACGTTATAAAGCCGGCTGGCAGGAGATTGTACAATCACACAGAAGGACGTCGACTTGCACGGCGGCATTATCTCTCT GTTAAAACAGATTTACTTGTATTAACACCAATATATGACGGCATGTTCTCGTCGGAAGATCTG GATGACATGCTTGAGATTCGTGTTGAATCGTTAAACCTTAGACTTCGAACTCGGCAAGTAGACCCGGAGAATATGTACAAGGAAAGTGCCAGCAAAATATTTCCCCAGATTGGTTCCCGCGTTCGGAGAGGCCCGGACTGGCACTCGAAAAATCAAGATCACGGTGAGCCTGGCACAGTTGTGGGACATGACGAGGAAG attCCCTAATATGGGTGACATGGGACGCAGATGATAACACCAACGTGTACCATTACGGAGGTGGTGGTTATGAAGTGTTGGTCTACGACGAACCTCGGACGTTGAAACCAGGAGAGAAAATCGCCGTAGGTTGTTGGGTGAAACCAG GCAAAGATGGCAAGTTTCAAAAGATCCATGAGTGGAACAAGGGTGTAGTTATACGTGTACAACCACCAAAGGCTCAT GTCCGATGGGACAGTGGCGCGCGAGGTGACTATAGTTACGGGGAGGATGGAAAATGTGAAATCGAACTATG TGCAACACATCCGCAATTGGAAAGAACAGACCTAGTTTCAACCGTAAATAATGCAGCTTTGAAACTacgaaaaaagaacaaaaacatgtAG
- the LOC127877467 gene encoding uncharacterized protein LOC127877467 isoform X5, which translates to MDLKSDLEEIKVSTLKIKKRLDELSQRTPKCQWFSEKYLLLILNNGYCSGDRISQVRTDIQNLGSRLDRFASTHDKGVNTHEHRFQQIQQQIVELNDLILSCQSNEGVLEDVHKASTTGTQSVESDNTNVSQSDREGSTGNSTENRSSSTGAAFSPAQNNSSANRPFSGENSISEYTTTRESLNPERFDTQGTRRKTKRVTFAEPDTEWQTIRQTTKSYMDMDIWRTLAQSTLNSALQTTGDIECIVTVLLLDISESMATGEAWKQTKTFVNDFLEGLNEIRSIGDEQLKDEYVAVATFGHETRLQMLLSSNYDSVQEIVDRLTPGGPSPLYGGLWMGLAGAMSCKKARFTSNGVTILPKIIILSDYRPTETLLTQGPDVPDWEKTDETLANVMSALGDLDRRGMTVFVVPVGDYDQEFVNVIKPAGRRLYNHTEGRRLARRHYLSVKTDLLVLTPIYDGMFSSEDLDDMLEIRVESLNLRLRTRQVDPENMYKESASKIFPQIGSRVRRGPDWHSKNQDHGEPGTVVGHDEEDSLIWVTWDADDNTNVYHYGGGGYEVLVYDEPRTLKPGEKIAVGCWVKPGKDGKFQKIHEWNKGVVIRVQPPKAHVRWDSGARGDYSYGEDGKCEIELCATHPQLERTDLVSTVNNAALKLRKKNKNM; encoded by the exons TCCGATTTAGAGGAGATCAAGGTATCTACACTGAAGATTAAAAAAAGACTCGACGAGCTTTCTCAACGCACACCAAAATGTCAATG GTTTTCAGAAAAATATCTATTACTAATATTGAATAACGGATATTGCAGTGGCGATCGTATATCCCAAGTTCGAACAG ATATACAAAATCTGGGTTCTCGCCTTGACCGTTTTGCGAGTACACACGACAAAGGCGTCAACACACACGAACATAGATTCCAACAGATACAACAACAGATAGTAGAACTCAACGATTTGATACTCTCATGTCAGTCAAATGAAGGCGTTTTAGAAGATGTACATAAAGCTTCGACGACAGGAACGCAATCTGTTGAAAGTGATAACACGAATGTTTCACAAAGCGACCGCGAAGGTTCAACTGGAAACTCAACTGAAAACAGATCGTCTTCGACGGGTGCAGCATTCTCACCTGCCCAAAACAATTCCTCCGCCAATCGCCCGTTTAGCGGGGAAAATTCGATAAG TGAGTATACCACCACAAGAGAGTCGCTTAATCCAGAGCGGTTCGATACTCAAGGAACTAGAAGAAAAACAAAAAGGGTTACATTTGCTGAACCTGACACAG AATGGCAAACGATTAGACAGACTACCAAGAGTTATATGGACATGGATATATGGAGGACATTGGCACAAAGCACGCTCAATTCTG CTCTACAGACAACGGGTGATATTGAATGCATTGTGACGGTGCTGTTACTGGACATATCAGAGAGCATGGCGACAGGAGAGGCGTGGAAACAAACCAAAACATTTGTCAATGACTTTCTTGAAG gtttaaacgaaATAAGATCTATTGGAGATGAGCAACTGAAAGATGAATATGTCGCCGTTGCAACGTTTGGACACGAGACTAGGTTACAAATGCTGCTGTCGTCAAATTATGATTCAGTTCAAGAAATCGTTG ATCGTTTGACGCCGGGTGGTCCAAGTCCGTTGTATGGAGGATTATGGATGGGTTTAGCAGGAGCGATGTCATGCaaaa AGGCAAGGTTCACTAGTAACGGAGTTACCATTCTTCCAAAAATTATCATCCTTTCCGACTATCGACCAACCGAGACATTGCTGACCCAGGGACCCGATGTGCCAGATTGGGAAAAGACTGACGAG ACGTTAGCCAACGTCATGTCAGCATTGGGGGACCTAGATCGAAGGGGAATGACAGTGTTTGTTGTGCCTGTGGGAGACTATGATCAG GAGTTTGTAAACGTTATAAAGCCGGCTGGCAGGAGATTGTACAATCACACAGAAGGACGTCGACTTGCACGGCGGCATTATCTCTCT GTTAAAACAGATTTACTTGTATTAACACCAATATATGACGGCATGTTCTCGTCGGAAGATCTG GATGACATGCTTGAGATTCGTGTTGAATCGTTAAACCTTAGACTTCGAACTCGGCAAGTAGACCCGGAGAATATGTACAAGGAAAGTGCCAGCAAAATATTTCCCCAGATTGGTTCCCGCGTTCGGAGAGGCCCGGACTGGCACTCGAAAAATCAAGATCACGGTGAGCCTGGCACAGTTGTGGGACATGACGAGGAAG attCCCTAATATGGGTGACATGGGACGCAGATGATAACACCAACGTGTACCATTACGGAGGTGGTGGTTATGAAGTGTTGGTCTACGACGAACCTCGGACGTTGAAACCAGGAGAGAAAATCGCCGTAGGTTGTTGGGTGAAACCAG GCAAAGATGGCAAGTTTCAAAAGATCCATGAGTGGAACAAGGGTGTAGTTATACGTGTACAACCACCAAAGGCTCAT GTCCGATGGGACAGTGGCGCGCGAGGTGACTATAGTTACGGGGAGGATGGAAAATGTGAAATCGAACTATG TGCAACACATCCGCAATTGGAAAGAACAGACCTAGTTTCAACCGTAAATAATGCAGCTTTGAAACTacgaaaaaagaacaaaaacatgtAG